A region from the Kineothrix sp. IPX-CK genome encodes:
- a CDS encoding DUF4392 domain-containing protein — protein sequence MIAEEVAELNIGEDLDQLINLDPRGYGVCRILYKGTREYMGEPAVMKCAKKLQNVLRQEDIVYIITGFVLLPHRHAETDGIIGAMLLARMLVRAYGAKPVIICPEECKNAVQSLSSVVGLHLYDGYMEIKSMPIAVGRIIFTKEEEKAEEQAAEILHELPPKAVIAIEAPGANSKGVYHTAKGLDVTELEAKTDVLFRRCKEAGVLNIAIGDLGNELGMGTLKKHLQKYVPYMEENGCVCGCQGGCSASEAADYIITTTISHWGAEALIAATAWLFKQPELIHAGDLEKEAIKTASNCGMVDMYGWVDYAIDGIGMEFHLYLLEIMRQCVVNSLRHFTMCGEWFEKVIDKKFFEI from the coding sequence ATGATTGCAGAAGAAGTGGCAGAATTAAACATCGGAGAAGACTTGGACCAGTTAATCAATTTAGATCCCAGAGGCTACGGCGTTTGCAGAATCCTCTATAAAGGTACACGGGAATATATGGGAGAGCCTGCTGTCATGAAGTGTGCAAAAAAATTACAAAATGTACTCAGACAGGAGGATATAGTGTACATTATTACCGGATTTGTTCTTTTGCCCCACAGGCATGCGGAGACAGACGGGATTATCGGAGCTATGCTGTTAGCGAGGATGCTTGTGAGGGCATATGGTGCAAAGCCTGTGATTATCTGCCCTGAGGAATGTAAGAATGCCGTGCAGAGTCTTTCCAGTGTTGTGGGTCTTCATCTGTATGATGGATACATGGAAATCAAAAGCATGCCGATTGCCGTAGGGCGTATTATCTTTACGAAGGAGGAAGAAAAAGCAGAAGAACAGGCAGCAGAAATTCTGCATGAGCTTCCTCCCAAAGCGGTAATTGCCATTGAGGCACCGGGGGCCAATTCAAAAGGAGTATACCATACGGCGAAGGGACTCGATGTGACGGAGCTGGAGGCAAAGACCGATGTTTTGTTCCGCAGGTGCAAGGAAGCGGGTGTTTTAAATATTGCAATAGGAGATCTGGGAAACGAATTGGGGATGGGCACGCTGAAAAAGCATTTGCAAAAATATGTGCCTTACATGGAAGAAAACGGATGCGTTTGCGGATGCCAAGGCGGGTGTAGCGCTTCGGAGGCAGCAGATTACATAATAACCACGACCATATCCCATTGGGGCGCAGAGGCTCTTATCGCGGCTACCGCATGGCTGTTTAAACAGCCGGAGCTTATTCATGCCGGAGATTTGGAAAAAGAGGCTATAAAGACAGCGTCTAACTGCGGCATGGTAGATATGTACGGCTGGGTGGATTATGCGATTGACGGAATAGGAATGGAGTTCCATTTGTATCTGCTGGAGATTATGCGCCAATGTGTGGTGAATTCACTGCGTCATTTTACGATGTGCGGGGAATGGTTTGAAAAAGTTATCGATAAAAAATTCTTTGAGATATAA
- the pxpB gene encoding 5-oxoprolinase subunit PxpB, with amino-acid sequence MDEIIFSAVGEQGIAVLFEQKISEETNGKIRFLMEKLRKRKEIREMIPAFCSLLVFYDCRKISYSRMKRILEKEAAGLLAVKSGQKKIHIIPVCYGDTFGEDIGYVSEYTGLKEEEIIRLHCGRDYLIYMLGFLPGFAYLGGLDERIFCPRLESPRTRIMAGSIGIGGEQTGIYPLDSPGGWRLIGKTPLRPYDVHRNPPILYKMGDYIRFQSVTRDEYDEISAKVEQGIYRHRYITQ; translated from the coding sequence ATGGATGAAATAATTTTTTCGGCGGTAGGAGAACAGGGAATTGCCGTTTTGTTTGAACAGAAAATCAGTGAAGAGACAAACGGCAAGATCCGTTTTCTGATGGAGAAGCTGCGAAAAAGAAAAGAAATCCGGGAAATGATTCCGGCATTCTGCTCCCTGCTGGTATTCTATGATTGCCGGAAAATCAGCTATAGCAGAATGAAAAGAATCCTGGAAAAAGAAGCTGCCGGTCTTTTGGCGGTAAAGTCCGGTCAAAAGAAAATTCATATTATTCCGGTGTGCTACGGCGACACTTTTGGAGAGGATATTGGTTATGTTTCGGAATATACCGGGCTGAAAGAAGAGGAAATTATACGGCTTCACTGTGGACGGGATTATCTGATCTATATGTTAGGATTTCTTCCTGGATTTGCTTATCTGGGGGGACTGGATGAACGTATTTTCTGTCCCAGGCTGGAAAGTCCGAGAACGCGTATTATGGCAGGCAGTATTGGTATAGGGGGAGAGCAGACGGGAATTTATCCTCTGGACTCTCCGGGAGGATGGCGGTTGATTGGAAAAACGCCCCTGCGGCCCTATGATGTACACCGCAATCCACCTATTTTGTATAAAATGGGGGATTATATCCGTTTTCAGTCTGTTACAAGGGATGAGTATGATGAGATTTCGGCAAAAGTGGAACAGGGGATATATAGGCACCGTTATATAACGCAATGA
- a CDS encoding biotin-dependent carboxyltransferase family protein encodes MDKRIQLDVLEPGLMTTVQDAGRYGYQASGFSVSGCMDLNAMQEANFLLNNPVGEAVLEMIYMGGTFRFSCDTFFSLTGADMSPLLNEKEIPCYQAIQAKAGDLLRCRTARNGRYGYLSVAGGFLISEVLGSKSTHLKCAVGGFRGRKLEKGDILLLCTETKRLLNLEQKEIFHGDYLPEINVRVVPGPQYGHFTEEGIRTFGNEKYVVSGESDRMGYRLEGPAVSCRDKADIISDGIAEGSVQVPSGGKPMVLLADRQTTGGYAKIGTVIAVDLPQLVQCMPGTAVRFSWVTVEEAQVLYRKDKREKRRMMRRTGYCPQNMGYLERIRRGSL; translated from the coding sequence ATGGACAAACGGATACAGTTGGATGTTTTGGAACCGGGACTGATGACAACAGTACAGGATGCGGGCAGATACGGCTATCAGGCAAGTGGTTTTTCCGTCTCCGGATGCATGGACCTAAATGCTATGCAGGAAGCTAATTTCCTGTTGAATAATCCGGTGGGAGAAGCTGTTTTGGAAATGATTTACATGGGCGGCACTTTCCGCTTTTCTTGTGATACTTTTTTTTCTCTTACGGGAGCCGATATGTCTCCGCTTTTGAATGAAAAGGAAATCCCTTGTTATCAGGCAATACAAGCAAAGGCCGGAGATCTGTTAAGATGTCGTACAGCCCGAAACGGCAGGTATGGATATCTTTCCGTGGCAGGAGGATTTCTGATTTCCGAGGTACTTGGAAGCAAGTCGACTCATCTAAAATGTGCAGTAGGAGGCTTTCGGGGCAGAAAGCTGGAGAAGGGGGATATTCTTCTTCTGTGTACAGAGACAAAGCGTCTGTTAAATCTAGAACAAAAGGAAATCTTTCACGGTGATTATCTTCCGGAAATAAACGTCCGTGTGGTTCCCGGTCCGCAGTATGGCCATTTTACTGAGGAAGGGATACGGACATTCGGGAACGAAAAATATGTTGTTTCGGGGGAATCTGACCGAATGGGATATCGGCTGGAAGGACCAGCCGTCAGTTGCCGTGATAAAGCCGATATCATATCTGACGGAATCGCAGAGGGCTCTGTTCAGGTTCCTTCCGGTGGAAAGCCAATGGTTTTGCTGGCCGACCGTCAGACCACTGGAGGGTATGCCAAAATAGGAACGGTGATTGCGGTTGATCTGCCTCAGCTCGTGCAGTGTATGCCGGGCACCGCCGTGCGTTTTTCCTGGGTGACGGTAGAAGAAGCACAAGTCTTATACCGGAAAGATAAGAGAGAGAAGAGACGTATGATGAGACGGACAGGGTACTGTCCTCAAAATATGGGTTATTTAGAAAGAATACGCAGGGGGAGCTTATGA
- a CDS encoding putative hydro-lyase: protein MKNSLISPASVRLQIREGKLKEPTSGLCPGYAQANLVVLPQKYAYDFLLFAQRNPKPCPLLEVSDTGSRFLKKIAYNADIATDIPKYRVYENGKLTGEYLDIVPFWRDDLVSFLIGCSFSFESELTGAGIEMRHNTEHCNVPMYLTNIPCVPAGSFHGNMVVSMRPIPYEQVVKAVTVTSAIPRVHGAPVHIGCPEAIGIGSLDQPDFGDAVTVKEGEVPAFWACGVTPQAAVMASGTEFCITHAPGHMLITDMKNICLKE, encoded by the coding sequence ATGAAGAATAGTTTGATATCGCCGGCGAGTGTGCGTTTGCAAATTAGGGAGGGAAAGCTGAAAGAACCTACTTCCGGACTTTGCCCGGGCTATGCGCAAGCAAATCTGGTAGTGCTGCCTCAAAAGTATGCATATGACTTTTTGTTATTCGCACAGAGGAATCCAAAGCCCTGTCCACTTTTGGAGGTTAGCGATACCGGGAGCAGATTTTTGAAAAAAATTGCATACAATGCGGATATAGCAACGGATATTCCGAAATACCGTGTTTATGAAAATGGCAAATTAACAGGTGAATATTTGGACATAGTTCCGTTCTGGCGTGATGATCTTGTAAGCTTCCTGATTGGCTGCAGCTTTTCTTTTGAATCGGAGCTGACAGGGGCGGGAATTGAGATGCGTCATAACACGGAACATTGCAATGTGCCAATGTACCTGACAAATATCCCTTGTGTTCCGGCGGGATCGTTTCACGGTAATATGGTCGTGAGTATGAGACCTATTCCCTATGAGCAGGTAGTGAAGGCGGTAACTGTGACATCTGCAATACCCAGAGTGCATGGAGCGCCGGTACATATAGGCTGTCCGGAAGCAATTGGAATTGGCAGTTTGGATCAGCCTGATTTCGGGGATGCGGTAACGGTGAAAGAAGGAGAAGTTCCTGCATTCTGGGCATGCGGCGTAACACCCCAGGCTGCGGTTATGGCTTCCGGGACAGAGTTTTGTATTACGCATGCACCGGGACATATGCTGATTACGGATATGAAAAATATTTGTTTAAAAGAATAG
- a CDS encoding 5-oxoprolinase subunit PxpA, protein MNRIDLNCDLGESFGTYIIGMDERVIPLISSANIACGFHASDPLVMSNTVVLCKKYGVAVGAHPGFPDLSGFGRRNMNVSLAEAKTMVQYQIGALDAFCQSEKITLQHVKLHGALYNMAGKDYELARAVCEGVRAVNRDLVMLVLAGSQMKKAADDLGMKAAEEVFADRAYEEDGSLVARAKPGAMITDEKFAIERVLTMVLEHRVTSASGRKIPINADSVCVHGDGEKAFVFAKSLRKALEESGINVCAFGTP, encoded by the coding sequence ATGAACAGGATTGATTTGAATTGTGACTTGGGAGAGAGCTTCGGCACCTACATAATAGGAATGGATGAACGCGTGATTCCGCTCATTTCATCTGCTAACATTGCTTGCGGCTTTCATGCCTCAGACCCTCTCGTGATGTCAAATACGGTGGTTTTGTGTAAAAAATACGGTGTCGCTGTTGGTGCGCATCCCGGATTTCCGGATTTGTCCGGTTTCGGCCGGCGCAATATGAACGTTTCTTTGGCGGAGGCAAAAACAATGGTACAGTATCAAATCGGAGCCTTAGATGCATTCTGCCAATCCGAGAAGATAACGCTGCAGCATGTAAAGCTCCACGGGGCTTTGTACAATATGGCCGGCAAAGACTATGAGCTGGCGAGAGCTGTCTGCGAAGGCGTCCGTGCGGTGAACAGGGATTTGGTCATGCTTGTATTGGCGGGAAGCCAGATGAAGAAGGCGGCAGACGATCTTGGTATGAAGGCAGCGGAAGAAGTTTTCGCTGACAGAGCCTATGAGGAGGATGGATCTCTGGTGGCAAGAGCAAAGCCCGGAGCAATGATCACAGATGAGAAGTTTGCAATTGAAAGAGTGCTTACAATGGTGCTGGAACATAGGGTGACATCGGCAAGTGGCAGGAAAATACCGATCAATGCAGATAGTGTGTGTGTCCACGGAGACGGAGAGAAGGCATTTGTCTTTGCTAAGAGTCTTAGGAAGGCACTTGAAGAGAGTGGGATTAACGTATGTGCTTTTGGTACACCCTAA
- a CDS encoding cytidylate kinase-like family protein yields MERFVIAITRTCGSGGTTISKQLAAHYGIDMYDRNLLRLASEDSGINEELFARVEESTRNKLLYKVSRKVYNGELISPESNDFVSDQNLFNYQAKVLKELAERESYVCVGRACDYVLKDFSNVLKVFICASDDVCISREMERQGISRKEAEKYVSKNNKYRKEYYKYHTGRIWESPCNYDLCINTGELTYEQSADTIKEIIRMKYHVMR; encoded by the coding sequence ATGGAAAGATTTGTGATTGCGATTACGAGAACGTGCGGGAGCGGAGGAACTACGATCAGCAAGCAGCTGGCGGCGCATTATGGTATTGATATGTATGACAGAAATTTGCTTCGTCTTGCTTCGGAGGACAGCGGAATCAATGAGGAACTGTTCGCGAGAGTGGAGGAGAGTACCAGAAACAAGTTGCTGTATAAGGTGTCAAGAAAAGTATATAACGGGGAACTGATATCCCCGGAGAGCAATGACTTTGTGTCTGATCAGAACTTGTTCAATTACCAGGCAAAGGTCTTAAAGGAACTTGCCGAGAGAGAATCCTATGTCTGTGTAGGAAGGGCTTGTGATTATGTTTTGAAGGATTTTTCCAATGTTCTTAAAGTATTTATCTGTGCTTCGGATGATGTCTGTATTAGCCGGGAAATGGAACGGCAGGGAATATCCCGGAAAGAAGCGGAAAAATATGTTTCAAAAAATAACAAATACCGCAAGGAGTATTATAAGTATCACACCGGGCGGATATGGGAGAGTCCCTGCAATTATGACTTATGTATTAATACTGGTGAGCTGACTTATGAGCAGAGTGCCGACACCATTAAAGAAATTATACGAATGAAGTATCATGTCATGCGGTAG
- a CDS encoding ABC transporter substrate-binding protein gives MKKKVLSLLLCATIAGTLLSGCGSEASSVSGTGEVAESGTKEEDAEKSAPAGEEDKVIRIGVICSMTGGSAIYGEGAQNAVTMAAEEINSSDSEIKVEILNGGKVVDDASDSKQAVNAYNSLEPEAPEAVVGAFFSSVTLPMAELANEQGMLLMATGATNYKVTQVGPTIFRDCFIDPYQGKMAAAFAKEQGVSKAAIIYAKDDDYSNGLKDAFVENAEAAGIEIAYTGECTTKDTDFTAQVSQAVASGADYLFYPCFLDTVPLLVQQARDAGFEGIIMGGDGWDGSDTTGLETYFDNCYFTNHYSSEDTSEAVQSFVTKYTDTYGVESLNACAALYYDAIYMLVQAAEQGGGTDTASLVSGMTGITFTGVGGTFTLDENGDPAKSVAINTYENGAVKWYKTLSPEGN, from the coding sequence ATGAAGAAAAAAGTGTTAAGCTTACTGCTTTGCGCAACAATAGCCGGAACACTGCTGAGCGGCTGCGGTTCTGAAGCTTCAAGCGTGTCCGGTACCGGAGAAGTGGCAGAGTCGGGAACAAAAGAAGAGGACGCTGAAAAAAGCGCTCCCGCAGGAGAAGAAGATAAAGTGATAAGAATCGGCGTAATTTGTTCTATGACAGGCGGTTCGGCTATTTATGGCGAAGGTGCTCAGAATGCTGTTACAATGGCTGCAGAGGAGATCAACAGCAGCGACAGTGAGATTAAGGTGGAGATACTAAACGGCGGCAAGGTTGTCGATGATGCCAGTGATTCCAAGCAGGCAGTCAACGCCTATAACAGTCTTGAGCCCGAGGCGCCCGAAGCTGTAGTTGGTGCATTTTTCTCTTCCGTTACACTTCCGATGGCAGAACTGGCAAACGAGCAGGGAATGCTTCTGATGGCGACTGGAGCGACGAACTATAAGGTCACTCAAGTTGGTCCTACAATATTCAGAGACTGTTTTATAGATCCGTATCAGGGTAAAATGGCGGCAGCGTTTGCCAAAGAGCAGGGGGTCAGCAAAGCAGCGATTATTTATGCGAAGGATGACGACTATTCCAACGGATTGAAGGATGCATTTGTAGAAAATGCGGAAGCTGCGGGCATTGAAATTGCATACACCGGAGAATGCACCACAAAGGATACCGATTTTACTGCTCAGGTTTCCCAGGCAGTAGCCTCCGGGGCAGATTACCTGTTTTACCCATGCTTTCTGGATACTGTTCCTCTTCTGGTTCAACAGGCAAGGGATGCAGGCTTTGAAGGTATCATTATGGGTGGAGACGGATGGGATGGTTCCGATACGACTGGACTGGAAACCTATTTTGACAATTGCTATTTTACGAACCATTATTCTTCTGAGGATACCTCGGAAGCAGTTCAGTCCTTTGTTACAAAATATACCGATACATATGGCGTTGAAAGCTTAAACGCATGTGCTGCACTTTACTACGATGCCATTTATATGCTGGTACAGGCGGCTGAACAGGGCGGAGGAACTGACACTGCTTCCCTCGTCAGCGGAATGACAGGTATTACCTTTACCGGAGTAGGTGGAACCTTCACGCTTGATGAAAACGGCGATCCCGCTAAGAGCGTTGCAATTAATACATATGAAAATGGTGCTGTTAAGTGGTATAAGACACTTTCTCCTGAAGGAAATTAA
- a CDS encoding branched-chain amino acid ABC transporter permease has product MSLFIQSIINGLNQGAIYALIALGYTMVYGIIRMINFAHGDFIMVGAYSLFYTVPLMINYGMPAWMAVIIAIAVCVTVGVAVEIIAYRPVRGAGSMSALITALAMSLFLENLAMVLFGANPKSVPAIFTLPSIEVLGAKLQWKYLLTISIGIIMMVGLQLFVKKTKLGKAMRAVPQDKEASTLMGINVNKIITTTFAIGSGLAAVAALMYCSTYPRCTTDMGSMMGLKAFIAAVLGGIGSIPGAMVGGIIVGLVEIFVKVYIAPGWYEAITYSLLIFVLLIKPTGIMGKNAGEKV; this is encoded by the coding sequence GTGTCCTTATTTATACAAAGTATCATAAACGGGCTTAACCAGGGTGCCATTTACGCATTGATAGCACTGGGCTACACAATGGTATACGGTATTATCCGCATGATTAATTTTGCTCATGGAGACTTTATCATGGTCGGAGCGTATTCGCTGTTTTATACGGTGCCCCTGATGATTAATTACGGTATGCCGGCATGGATGGCGGTCATAATTGCCATTGCGGTCTGCGTTACAGTAGGCGTTGCGGTAGAAATCATCGCATATAGGCCTGTGAGAGGAGCAGGTTCCATGTCTGCATTAATTACAGCACTGGCAATGAGCCTGTTTTTGGAGAATCTCGCCATGGTATTGTTCGGCGCTAATCCGAAATCCGTTCCGGCTATTTTTACGCTGCCTTCTATTGAGGTATTGGGAGCAAAATTGCAGTGGAAATATTTGCTGACGATAAGTATAGGTATAATAATGATGGTGGGGCTGCAGCTGTTTGTAAAGAAAACAAAGCTTGGGAAGGCGATGCGTGCGGTGCCGCAGGATAAGGAAGCCTCGACTCTGATGGGCATCAATGTAAATAAAATTATTACAACGACCTTCGCCATCGGTTCCGGGCTCGCAGCGGTAGCGGCACTTATGTACTGCTCAACTTATCCGAGATGTACGACGGATATGGGTTCCATGATGGGGCTTAAGGCATTTATAGCGGCTGTTTTGGGCGGTATCGGGAGCATACCGGGAGCTATGGTAGGAGGTATTATCGTGGGGCTGGTTGAGATTTTTGTAAAAGTCTATATCGCTCCGGGCTGGTATGAGGCAATCACATACAGTCTTTTAATTTTTGTTTTATTGATTAAGCCGACCGGCATTATGGGTAAGAATGCCGGAGAGAAAGTGTAG
- a CDS encoding branched-chain amino acid ABC transporter permease, which yields MPKSKKLSYIINVIGILVLFIGLYGLFQSNVLGTRTSYIKGIFTTACYTIILVTSLNLLVGFMGEFSLGHAGFMSVGAYASAILTNSLYDYGMPKLLLFIIALLVGGAAAACMGVLVGIPALRLRGDYLAIVTVAFAEIIRVAFCNFAVTGSGRTMSGIAKLSDFYWCYWAMVICVAVMYMYTRSRFGRTVIAIREDYIAASASGINVTYYKVLNFTISAFFAGIGGAMYAHYMTAMIPTNFNFMYSAEMLTEVIIGGTGSLTGSIIGAAFLSALPEAMRQFSIYRILAYSVVLVLVMIFKPGGIFGTWEFSLTRLIGKVAAFIKAPHARKGGNAYE from the coding sequence ATGCCAAAAAGCAAAAAATTATCTTATATTATAAATGTGATCGGTATTCTGGTGTTGTTCATAGGTCTGTACGGCTTGTTCCAGTCGAATGTATTAGGCACCAGGACATCTTACATTAAAGGTATTTTTACTACGGCCTGTTATACGATTATTCTGGTGACTTCCTTAAACCTCCTGGTGGGATTTATGGGTGAATTTTCTCTTGGTCATGCGGGATTTATGTCGGTGGGCGCCTATGCTTCTGCTATTTTGACCAATTCGCTTTATGACTACGGGATGCCGAAGCTTTTGCTGTTTATCATTGCGCTTCTTGTCGGAGGAGCCGCAGCCGCATGTATGGGTGTCCTTGTGGGCATACCGGCGCTCAGACTGAGAGGCGACTATCTCGCTATTGTAACAGTAGCCTTTGCGGAAATTATCCGGGTTGCATTTTGTAATTTTGCAGTTACCGGTTCCGGGCGTACTATGAGCGGTATTGCCAAGCTTTCGGATTTTTACTGGTGCTACTGGGCTATGGTGATCTGTGTTGCAGTGATGTATATGTATACCCGCTCCCGCTTCGGCAGGACAGTCATTGCCATAAGGGAAGATTATATTGCAGCCAGTGCAAGCGGAATTAATGTTACATATTATAAGGTGCTGAACTTTACGATTTCAGCTTTTTTTGCGGGAATCGGGGGAGCGATGTACGCGCATTATATGACGGCGATGATCCCCACTAATTTTAACTTCATGTATTCTGCGGAAATGCTGACGGAGGTTATAATCGGCGGCACCGGCTCTCTAACCGGTTCGATTATCGGAGCGGCTTTTCTATCGGCACTGCCCGAGGCCATGCGTCAGTTTTCTATTTACCGGATACTGGCTTATTCCGTTGTCCTTGTATTAGTCATGATTTTCAAGCCGGGAGGAATCTTCGGCACATGGGAGTTCTCCCTTACCAGACTGATTGGAAAGGTTGCAGCCTTTATAAAAGCCCCTCATGCCAGAAAAGGAGGAAATGCCTATGAGTAA
- a CDS encoding ABC transporter ATP-binding protein — MSKEIKEVPVLRVQNLGITFGGLKAVDSFSIDIGKSEFVGLIGPNGAGKTTVFNLLTGVYMPTEGSFYLEGQKMNGKKTHQVVAAGISRTFQNIRLFKKMTVIENVMVTMNMHMSYSLVSSIFRLPKYWKQEEEARKKALELLDIVNLKDKADITAENLPYGQQRRLEIARALGTGMKLLLLDEPAAGMNPTETSELLDIINVIRTKFNISILLIEHDMSLVMKVCERIQVIDYGVTIASGTPEEIANNPKVIEAYLGKDEEEGVALC; from the coding sequence ATGAGTAAGGAAATAAAAGAGGTACCGGTCTTAAGAGTACAGAATCTGGGAATTACCTTTGGCGGCCTGAAAGCGGTCGATTCATTTAGCATTGACATTGGGAAAAGTGAGTTTGTTGGATTGATCGGTCCCAATGGTGCCGGAAAAACTACGGTGTTTAATCTTCTTACGGGTGTGTATATGCCGACAGAAGGATCTTTTTATCTCGAAGGTCAGAAGATGAATGGGAAGAAAACACATCAGGTAGTGGCAGCCGGAATATCCAGAACCTTTCAGAATATCCGTTTGTTTAAAAAAATGACGGTAATTGAAAATGTAATGGTCACAATGAATATGCATATGTCTTATTCGCTTGTCTCATCAATCTTCAGGCTTCCCAAGTATTGGAAACAAGAAGAAGAAGCAAGGAAGAAGGCATTAGAGTTATTGGATATTGTCAATTTAAAGGATAAAGCGGATATTACAGCCGAAAATCTTCCGTATGGGCAGCAGAGGAGATTGGAAATTGCCAGAGCATTGGGAACGGGAATGAAGCTTCTTCTTTTAGACGAACCGGCTGCGGGAATGAATCCTACCGAGACCTCGGAGCTGTTAGATATCATCAATGTTATCCGTACAAAATTTAATATTTCCATTCTTTTGATCGAGCATGATATGAGCCTTGTCATGAAGGTATGTGAGAGGATACAGGTCATTGATTATGGAGTAACGATCGCTTCCGGCACACCGGAGGAGATTGCGAATAATCCGAAAGTGATTGAGGCATATCTTGGGAAGGATGAAGAGGAAGGGGTGGCACTATGTTAG
- a CDS encoding ABC transporter ATP-binding protein, with the protein MLELKDLNVSYGAIHAIYDVSLTVNDGEIVSLIGANGAGKTTILHTITGLKKSMNGSIVYNGNDLTKIEPSKIITLGMAHVPEGRHIFPAMTVGENLEMGAYIRNDKDGIQTSVKEVFERFPRLKERRKQLAGTLSGGEQQMLAVGRALMSRPNIILMDEPSMGLSPLLVKEIFNIIKEVHKQGITVLLVEQNAKMALSIADRAYVLETGHISMSGEAKELLNDEKVKKAYLGL; encoded by the coding sequence ATGTTAGAGTTAAAGGATTTGAACGTAAGCTATGGCGCTATCCATGCTATCTATGATGTCAGCCTGACTGTGAATGACGGAGAGATTGTTTCGTTGATTGGAGCGAACGGTGCGGGAAAAACAACAATCCTTCATACGATTACCGGGTTAAAGAAATCCATGAATGGCAGCATCGTATATAACGGAAACGACCTGACTAAAATAGAGCCCAGTAAAATTATTACGCTGGGCATGGCCCATGTCCCCGAGGGACGCCATATCTTTCCGGCAATGACGGTAGGAGAAAATCTGGAGATGGGAGCTTATATCAGAAATGATAAGGACGGTATTCAAACGTCAGTGAAAGAAGTATTTGAAAGGTTTCCGAGATTAAAGGAGAGAAGAAAGCAGCTTGCGGGAACGCTGTCAGGAGGCGAACAGCAGATGCTTGCTGTAGGACGCGCGCTGATGAGCAGACCGAATATCATTTTAATGGATGAGCCGTCCATGGGACTTTCTCCTCTTCTTGTAAAAGAAATATTTAATATCATTAAGGAAGTGCATAAGCAGGGAATCACGGTTCTGCTTGTGGAACAGAATGCTAAAATGGCATTATCCATAGCAGATAGGGCATACGTTTTGGAAACAGGGCATATTTCCATGAGCGGGGAAGCAAAAGAACTGCTTAACGATGAAAAAGTCAAAAAGGCATATCTTGGATTATGA
- a CDS encoding YeiH family protein, producing MNAIKDKLPGIALSAVIAFPAWIIGNRFPIIGSPVLGILFGMMLSLWKRPAVLSEGVKYTSKKLLQYSIILLGFDMNLFQVFQTGRETLLLMVFTLTATFLAAFYFGRLLKIDRDTNILIGVGTAICGGSAIAAASPVIRAKEEDVARSISTIFFFNVIAAFLFPFLGHVLHMTDYHFGLWAGTAINDTSSVVAAGYSFSNEAGNLAVIVKLTRTLMIIPVTLVLALHTAKRDSHTDGAKYQIAEIFPWFVLGFVAASVISTFLPLPAVAGTFLARAGKYVIVMAMAAIGLNTNLISLVKNGWKPIVLGLSCWAVLAVTSLLAQLIIIQDMPF from the coding sequence ATGAATGCAATAAAAGATAAGTTACCCGGAATAGCACTTTCTGCTGTAATTGCTTTTCCTGCCTGGATAATCGGCAATCGGTTTCCCATTATCGGAAGCCCTGTACTGGGCATTCTGTTTGGTATGATGCTGTCCCTATGGAAAAGACCGGCAGTACTTTCAGAGGGAGTGAAATATACCTCTAAAAAACTGCTGCAATATTCTATTATTCTGCTGGGATTTGACATGAATTTATTTCAGGTTTTTCAGACGGGCCGGGAGACGCTTCTATTAATGGTCTTTACTTTGACTGCAACCTTCCTCGCTGCTTTTTACTTTGGAAGGCTGTTAAAGATCGACAGGGATACGAATATTTTAATCGGGGTAGGCACTGCGATTTGCGGAGGTTCCGCTATTGCTGCTGCCTCACCGGTCATTCGTGCCAAGGAGGAGGATGTGGCGCGCTCCATCTCAACAATATTTTTCTTTAACGTTATAGCCGCATTCCTCTTTCCCTTCCTGGGACATGTTCTTCATATGACCGATTATCATTTTGGCTTATGGGCGGGCACTGCCATCAATGACACATCTTCTGTGGTCGCTGCCGGCTATTCCTTCAGCAATGAGGCGGGAAACCTCGCTGTAATTGTGAAGCTGACCCGAACCCTGATGATCATACCCGTCACTCTTGTACTGGCACTGCATACCGCAAAGCGGGATTCGCATACAGACGGAGCGAAGTATCAGATAGCAGAAATATTCCCATGGTTTGTATTAGGATTTGTCGCCGCCTCTGTAATCAGTACATTTTTGCCACTGCCTGCAGTTGCAGGCACATTCTTGGCAAGAGCAGGGAAATACGTTATCGTTATGGCTATGGCAGCAATTGGCCTTAATACAAACCTGATATCACTTGTAAAAAACGGCTGGAAGCCAATCGTACTGGGATTAAGCTGTTGGGCCGTACTGGCTGTAACGTCTCTGCTTGCACAGTTAATCATAATCCAAGATATGCCTTTTTGA